A window from Streptomyces subrutilus encodes these proteins:
- the purB gene encoding adenylosuccinate lyase, whose amino-acid sequence MTAKPRIPNVLAGRYASAELAVLWSPEYKVTLERRLWLAVLRAQKDLGIEVPDAALADYERVLETVDLASIAEREKVTRHDVKARIEEFNALAGHEHVHKGMTSRDLTENVEQLQIRLSLELARDRTVAVLARLGKLAGEHAELVMAGRSHNVAAQATTLGKRFATAADELLVAYARLENLLGRYPLRGIKGPVGTAQDMLDLLGGDTAKLADLEQRIAAHLGFAEAFISVGQVYPRSLDYDVVTALVQLAGAPSSLAKTIRLMAGHELVTEGFKPGQVGSSAMPHKMNTRSCERVNGLMVILRGYASMTGELAGDQWNEGDVSCSVVRRVALPDAFFAFDGLLETFLTVLDEFGAFPAVVARELDRYLPFLATTKVLMGAVRAGVGREAAHEVIKEHAVASALAMREQGAERNELLDKLAADDRMPLDRAQLDALMADKLSFTGAAGDQVAVVVSRIEAIAKQHPEAAGYAPGSIL is encoded by the coding sequence GTGACTGCCAAGCCCCGCATCCCCAATGTCCTGGCCGGCCGCTACGCCTCTGCGGAGCTCGCCGTCCTGTGGTCCCCCGAGTACAAGGTGACGCTGGAGCGGCGGCTGTGGCTCGCCGTGCTGCGCGCCCAGAAGGACCTCGGCATCGAGGTCCCGGACGCGGCCCTCGCCGACTACGAGCGCGTCCTGGAGACGGTCGACCTCGCCTCGATCGCCGAGCGCGAGAAGGTCACCCGGCACGACGTGAAGGCCCGCATCGAGGAGTTCAACGCCCTCGCCGGCCACGAGCACGTCCACAAGGGCATGACCTCCCGCGACCTCACCGAGAACGTCGAGCAGCTGCAGATCCGGCTCTCGCTGGAGCTGGCCCGCGACCGCACGGTGGCCGTCCTGGCCCGGCTCGGGAAGCTGGCCGGCGAGCACGCCGAGCTGGTCATGGCCGGCCGCTCCCACAACGTGGCCGCGCAGGCGACCACCCTGGGCAAGCGCTTCGCCACCGCGGCCGACGAGCTGCTCGTCGCCTACGCCCGGCTGGAAAACCTGCTGGGCCGCTACCCGCTGCGCGGCATCAAGGGCCCGGTGGGCACCGCCCAGGACATGCTCGACCTGCTCGGCGGCGACACCGCCAAGCTGGCCGACCTGGAGCAGCGCATCGCCGCCCACCTCGGCTTCGCCGAGGCGTTCATCTCGGTGGGCCAGGTCTACCCGCGCTCGCTCGACTACGACGTGGTCACCGCCCTCGTGCAGCTGGCCGGCGCACCGTCGTCCCTCGCGAAGACCATCCGCCTGATGGCCGGCCACGAGCTGGTCACCGAGGGCTTCAAGCCCGGCCAGGTCGGCTCCTCCGCGATGCCGCACAAGATGAACACCCGCTCCTGCGAGCGCGTGAACGGCCTCATGGTCATCCTGCGCGGCTACGCCTCGATGACCGGCGAGCTGGCCGGCGACCAGTGGAACGAGGGCGACGTCTCGTGCTCCGTGGTCCGGCGTGTCGCACTGCCGGACGCCTTCTTCGCCTTCGACGGCCTGCTGGAGACCTTCCTGACGGTGCTCGACGAGTTCGGCGCCTTCCCCGCGGTCGTCGCCCGCGAACTCGACCGCTACCTGCCGTTCCTCGCGACCACCAAGGTCCTGATGGGCGCGGTGCGGGCCGGGGTGGGCCGCGAGGCCGCCCACGAGGTCATCAAGGAGCACGCGGTGGCCTCCGCCCTCGCCATGCGCGAGCAGGGCGCCGAGCGCAACGAGCTGCTGGACAAGCTGGCCGCCGACGACCGGATGCCGCTGGACCGGGCCCAGCTCGACGCCCTGATGGCCGACAAGCTGTCCTTCACCGGCGCCGCGGGCGACCAGGTCGCGGTGGTGGTCTCCCGGATCGAGGCGATCGCCAAGCAGCACCCGGAGGCCGCCGGATACGCGCCGGGGTCGATCCTCTGA
- a CDS encoding SGNH/GDSL hydrolase family protein, with translation MEMNASYTSFVAVGDSFTEGMSDLLPDGSYRGWADLLAARLAAREPDFRYANLAVRGKLIGQIAGEQAPAAAAMRADVVTLVGGLNDTLRPKVDMGRVRAHLESAVELLAPSCGRLVLMRSPGRNGPVMERFRPRMEELFGIIDELAARHDALVVDLYGSPALGDPRMWDVDRLHLTAEGHRRVAEAVWQALGLPPEEDWHTELPAAMPPGWAVRRAQDLRFARQHLLPWVGRRLTGRSSGDGRPAKRPELGPYPTSTPS, from the coding sequence ATGGAGATGAATGCGTCTTACACCAGTTTCGTCGCGGTCGGCGACTCCTTCACCGAGGGCATGTCCGACCTGCTCCCGGACGGCTCCTACCGGGGCTGGGCCGACCTGCTCGCCGCCCGCCTCGCCGCGCGCGAGCCGGACTTCCGCTACGCCAACCTCGCGGTGCGCGGCAAGCTGATCGGCCAGATCGCCGGGGAACAGGCTCCGGCCGCCGCGGCGATGCGCGCGGACGTGGTGACCCTGGTGGGCGGGCTGAACGACACCCTGCGCCCCAAGGTCGACATGGGCCGGGTCCGGGCCCACCTGGAGTCGGCGGTGGAGCTGCTCGCCCCGTCCTGCGGGCGGCTCGTGCTGATGCGCTCGCCTGGACGCAACGGGCCGGTGATGGAACGTTTCCGTCCGCGCATGGAAGAGCTCTTCGGCATCATCGACGAACTCGCGGCCCGGCACGACGCCCTCGTGGTGGACCTGTACGGGTCCCCGGCGCTCGGCGACCCCCGCATGTGGGACGTCGACCGGCTGCACCTGACGGCGGAGGGCCACCGCAGGGTGGCCGAGGCCGTCTGGCAGGCGCTGGGGCTGCCGCCGGAGGAGGACTGGCACACGGAACTCCCGGCGGCGATGCCGCCGGGGTGGGCGGTGCGCCGGGCCCAGGACCTGAGGTTCGCCCGGCAGCACCTGCTGCCGTGGGTCGGCCGCCGCCTGACGGGCCGCTCCTCGGGCGACGGCCGCCCGGCGAAGCGCCCGGAGCTGGGGCCCTACCCCACCTCGACGCCCTCGTAG
- a CDS encoding hemolysin family protein, with protein MTVVQLLIGLATLVVNAFFVGAEFALISVRRSQIDPYAEQGDRRARAVLWGLEHVSAMMAAAQLGITLCTLVLGVVAEPAIAHLLTPLFDLVGVPDGLTHAISFVVALALATYLHMLFGEMLPKNVALSEPVRTALLLGPPLVTLARALRPVIFAVNAFANTLLRLLRVEVKDEVAATFTDDELARMVKDSSAAGLLDDRASERLFDALELGRRPVGEVALPADRVVTAREGITPAGLERLSAESGFSRFPLLDAQRRILGYLHVKDALDADGQERDEPFPVASLRQIAQVRAQTPMDDVLTAMRRSRTHLAAVLGADGALTGLVTMEDVLRELFGRPAPAP; from the coding sequence ATGACCGTCGTCCAGTTGCTGATCGGCCTGGCGACCCTGGTCGTCAACGCCTTCTTCGTCGGCGCGGAGTTCGCGCTGATCTCGGTCCGGCGCAGCCAGATCGATCCGTACGCCGAGCAGGGCGACCGGCGGGCCCGCGCCGTCCTGTGGGGCCTGGAGCACGTGTCGGCGATGATGGCGGCCGCCCAGCTCGGCATCACCCTGTGCACGCTGGTGCTGGGTGTGGTCGCCGAGCCGGCCATCGCCCATCTGCTGACCCCGTTGTTCGACCTGGTCGGGGTGCCGGACGGGCTGACGCACGCGATCTCCTTCGTGGTGGCGCTGGCCCTGGCCACCTACCTGCACATGCTCTTCGGCGAGATGCTGCCGAAGAACGTGGCGCTGTCCGAGCCGGTGCGCACGGCGCTGCTGCTCGGGCCGCCGCTGGTGACCCTGGCCCGGGCGCTGCGTCCGGTGATCTTCGCGGTCAACGCCTTCGCCAACACCCTGCTGCGGCTGTTGCGGGTCGAGGTCAAGGACGAGGTCGCGGCGACGTTCACGGACGACGAGCTGGCGCGGATGGTCAAGGACTCCAGCGCCGCCGGGCTCCTCGACGACCGGGCCAGCGAGCGGCTGTTCGACGCCCTGGAGCTGGGGCGGCGGCCGGTCGGCGAGGTGGCGCTGCCGGCGGACCGGGTGGTCACGGCCCGGGAGGGGATCACACCGGCCGGGCTGGAGCGGCTGTCGGCCGAGTCGGGCTTCTCGCGGTTCCCGCTGCTCGACGCGCAGCGGCGGATCCTGGGCTACCTGCACGTCAAGGACGCGCTGGACGCCGACGGGCAGGAGCGGGACGAGCCGTTCCCGGTGGCGTCGCTGCGACAGATCGCCCAGGTGCGGGCACAGACGCCGATGGACGACGTGCTCACGGCGATGCGGCGCAGCCGCACCCATCTGGCGGCGGTGCTGGGGGCCGACGGCGCCCTGACCGGGCTGGTGACGATGGAGGACGTGCTGCGCGAGCTGTTCGGCAGGCCGGCCCCGGCGCCCTGA
- a CDS encoding hemolysin family protein: MTEVLLLVVALLLCLACGVFVAAEFSLTTVERSELEGAVERGEGGAESALAAVRTLTFQLSGAQLGITATGLIIGMISKPSISALLRGPFESLGLSPGAASSTALVLGTALSTVVLMVVGELVPKNWAISSPLAIAKRVATPQRIFTRAFRPFISHLNTTANHMVRRLGMEPAEELASARSPQELVALARHSAKAGALEKDTAELFVRTLNLADLTAENVMTPRVQVTALDLQTTAEDVANATLATGLSRFPVYRGGLDSVVGTVHIKDVLALSAGERHRTPVAHLLREPLLVPESLTVDRLLDRLSGRQTMAVVIDEYGGTAGVATLEDIVEEVVGEVRDEHDPHETPDLAPAGTDGSGRPLYSADGAARTDQLRRIGLRVPDGPYETLAGLMATELGRIPAVGDSMELDGWQLDVVDAAGRRAARVLLHAPAEPAGGEGAREGEGR; encoded by the coding sequence ATGACCGAAGTGCTGCTGCTCGTGGTGGCCCTGCTGCTCTGCCTGGCCTGCGGCGTGTTCGTCGCGGCCGAGTTCTCCCTGACCACCGTCGAGCGCAGCGAGCTCGAAGGAGCGGTGGAGCGCGGCGAAGGCGGCGCCGAGAGCGCCCTGGCCGCCGTGCGCACGCTGACGTTCCAGCTGTCCGGCGCCCAGCTCGGCATCACGGCCACCGGTCTGATCATCGGCATGATCTCCAAGCCGTCGATCTCCGCCCTGCTCCGGGGCCCCTTCGAGTCGCTGGGGCTGTCGCCCGGCGCCGCCTCCTCCACCGCGCTGGTGCTCGGCACGGCGCTCTCCACGGTGGTGCTGATGGTGGTCGGCGAGCTGGTTCCAAAGAACTGGGCGATCTCCTCGCCGCTGGCCATCGCCAAGCGCGTGGCGACCCCGCAGCGGATCTTCACCCGGGCCTTCCGTCCCTTCATCAGCCACCTGAACACCACCGCGAACCACATGGTCCGGCGCCTGGGGATGGAGCCCGCGGAGGAGCTGGCGTCGGCGCGCAGCCCGCAGGAGCTGGTCGCGCTGGCGCGGCACTCCGCGAAGGCGGGCGCCCTGGAGAAGGACACCGCCGAGCTGTTCGTGCGGACCCTGAACCTGGCCGACCTGACGGCGGAGAACGTGATGACCCCGCGCGTCCAGGTCACCGCCCTCGACCTGCAGACCACCGCGGAGGACGTGGCGAACGCGACCCTGGCCACCGGCCTGTCCCGCTTCCCCGTCTACCGGGGCGGCCTCGACTCCGTCGTCGGCACCGTCCACATCAAGGACGTCCTGGCCCTCTCCGCCGGCGAACGGCACCGGACCCCGGTCGCGCACCTGCTGCGCGAGCCCCTGCTCGTACCGGAGTCGCTGACGGTGGACCGGCTGCTGGACCGGCTGTCCGGCCGGCAGACGATGGCCGTGGTCATCGACGAGTACGGGGGCACGGCCGGGGTGGCCACCTTGGAGGACATCGTCGAGGAGGTGGTGGGCGAGGTCCGCGACGAGCACGATCCGCACGAGACCCCCGACCTCGCCCCGGCCGGCACGGACGGCTCCGGGCGCCCGCTCTATTCCGCCGACGGCGCGGCGCGCACCGACCAGCTGCGGCGGATCGGCCTGCGCGTGCCGGACGGTCCGTACGAGACCCTGGCCGGCCTGATGGCCACCGAACTGGGCCGCATCCCGGCCGTCGGCGACAGCATGGAGCTCGACGGCTGGCAGCTGGACGTGGTGGACGCGGCCGGGCGGCGGGCGGCGCGGGTCCTGCTGCACGCGCCCGCCGAACCGGCCGGTGGCGAGGGTGCGCGCGAGGGGGAGGGCCGATGA
- a CDS encoding GNAT family N-acetyltransferase, with translation MNQLPITHRFAIRAATPDDAVDVLAFWREAAEGASITDDLDGVTRLIARDPEALILAESDGTLVGSVVAGYDGWRCSLYRLAVLPAHRRQGIATALLDAAERRFRALGGRRGDAMVLEANERGRRAWAAAGYHREDQWRRWVKPLD, from the coding sequence ATGAATCAACTCCCGATCACGCACCGGTTCGCGATCCGGGCCGCCACGCCGGACGACGCCGTGGACGTCCTCGCCTTCTGGCGGGAGGCGGCGGAGGGCGCGTCCATCACCGACGACCTCGACGGCGTGACCCGGCTGATCGCCCGCGACCCCGAGGCGCTGATCCTCGCCGAGTCCGACGGGACACTGGTGGGCTCGGTCGTGGCCGGGTACGACGGCTGGCGGTGCTCCCTGTACCGGCTGGCCGTGCTGCCCGCCCACCGCAGACAGGGGATCGCGACCGCGCTCCTCGACGCGGCCGAGCGGCGCTTCCGCGCGCTCGGAGGCCGGCGCGGCGACGCGATGGTGCTGGAGGCGAACGAACGGGGCCGACGGGCCTGGGCGGCCGCCGGCTACCACCGCGAGGACCAGTGGCGCCGCTGGGTGAAGCCGCTCGACTAG
- a CDS encoding class I SAM-dependent methyltransferase produces the protein MPTLRRTRGHSPTTPPPPRDLVHHPLFARFYARVGTSADTRAGIAALRRELLHGVSGRVVEIGAGNGLNFPHYPRAVSEVVAVEPERSLRRLATAAAQRCEVPVDVVPGAAEALPVKSEAFDAAVASLVLCTVRDLPRSLAELHRVLRPDAELRFFEHGLAPGPGMAAVQRAVDRTVWPRLFGGCHTARDPLAAIEAAGFRVVSHRSFRIPERGPALPSSYCVLGSARRVD, from the coding sequence ATGCCCACGCTCCGCCGCACCCGCGGCCACTCCCCCACCACCCCGCCCCCACCGCGCGACCTGGTCCACCACCCCCTCTTCGCCCGGTTCTACGCCCGCGTCGGCACCTCCGCCGACACCCGCGCCGGCATCGCCGCGCTGCGCCGCGAACTGCTGCACGGCGTGTCCGGCCGGGTCGTCGAGATCGGCGCCGGCAACGGCCTGAACTTCCCGCACTACCCCCGCGCCGTCTCCGAGGTCGTCGCCGTGGAACCGGAGCGCTCGCTGCGCCGTCTCGCGACCGCCGCCGCACAGCGCTGCGAGGTCCCGGTGGACGTCGTACCGGGTGCGGCGGAGGCGCTCCCGGTCAAGAGCGAGGCCTTCGACGCCGCCGTCGCCTCGCTGGTGCTGTGCACCGTACGGGACCTGCCGCGCTCCCTCGCCGAACTGCACCGCGTGCTGCGTCCCGACGCCGAGCTGCGTTTCTTCGAGCACGGCCTGGCGCCCGGCCCCGGCATGGCCGCGGTCCAGCGGGCCGTGGACCGTACCGTCTGGCCCCGCCTGTTCGGCGGCTGCCACACCGCCCGCGACCCGCTCGCCGCGATCGAGGCCGCCGGGTTCCGCGTCGTCTCCCACCGGTCCTTCCGGATTCCCGAGCGCGGGCCCGCCCTGCCCAGCTCGTACTGCGTCCTCGGCTCGGCCCGCCGCGTCGACTGA
- the bioD gene encoding dethiobiotin synthase produces MSVLVVSGTGTEIGKTVVTAAVAAAAVAAGRSVAVLKPAQTGVGPDEPGDAAEVARLAGPTVTALELARYPEPLAPGTAARRAGLATLSPADIAEAAARLARTHDLVLVEGAGGLLVRFDEAGHTLADAARLLGAPTLLVAPAGLGTLNSTALTAEALRARELTALGVVVGSWPAAPDLASRCNLADLPTVSGLPLLGAVPESSGTLPPARFRTEAPTWLAPALAGTWSAPAFLTAWHPPTP; encoded by the coding sequence ATGTCCGTACTGGTCGTGTCCGGAACGGGCACGGAGATCGGCAAGACCGTGGTCACCGCTGCGGTCGCGGCCGCCGCGGTCGCCGCCGGCCGTTCGGTCGCCGTGCTCAAGCCCGCCCAGACCGGCGTCGGCCCGGACGAGCCGGGCGACGCCGCCGAGGTGGCGCGGCTGGCCGGCCCGACGGTCACGGCCCTCGAACTGGCCCGCTACCCGGAACCGTTGGCGCCCGGCACCGCGGCCCGGCGCGCGGGGCTGGCCACCCTGTCCCCCGCGGACATCGCCGAGGCCGCGGCGCGGCTCGCCCGGACCCACGACCTGGTGCTGGTGGAGGGCGCGGGCGGGCTGCTGGTCCGCTTCGACGAGGCGGGCCACACCCTGGCCGACGCGGCCCGGCTGCTCGGCGCCCCGACCCTGCTCGTCGCCCCGGCGGGCCTGGGCACCCTCAACTCCACCGCCCTGACCGCCGAGGCCCTGCGGGCCCGCGAGCTGACCGCGCTGGGCGTCGTCGTCGGCAGCTGGCCGGCCGCCCCGGACCTGGCTTCCCGCTGCAACCTGGCGGACCTCCCGACCGTCTCCGGCCTCCCGCTCCTGGGCGCGGTCCCGGAGTCCTCGGGCACCCTCCCGCCCGCCCGCTTCCGCACCGAGGCCCCCACCTGGCTCGCCCCCGCCCTCGCGGGCACCTGGTCGGCCCCCGCCTTCCTCACCGCCTGGCACCCCCCGACCCCGTAG
- a CDS encoding adenosylmethionine--8-amino-7-oxononanoate transaminase, with amino-acid sequence MPDPHHPLPAGAELLALDRQHVWHPYGPMPGRQEPLVIASAAGVRLRLADPSQGEGRADLVDGMSSWWSAVHGYNHPVLNEAATAQLGRMSHVMFGGLTHEPAVRLAAKLVEITPPGLEHVFLSDSGSVAVEVAVKMCLQYWRSLGRTGKTRLLTWRGGYHGDTWQPMAVCDPEGGMHELWQGHLPRQVFADAPPGGFDTPMDPAYTAHLRSLIAAHADELAAVIVEPVVQGAGGMRFHHPGYLRVLRDLCDEYGVLLILDEIATGFGRTGALFAAGHAGITPDVMCLGKALTGGYLSLAATLCTPRVAEGISRGEVPVLAHGPTFMGNPLATAVALASVELLLGQDWAGEVERIGAGLREGLAPAAALPGVREVRVLGAIGVVQLTHDVDMAAATRAAVREGVWLRPFRDLIYTMPPFVTGDDDVARICRAVVAAAQEG; translated from the coding sequence ATGCCTGATCCGCACCACCCGCTGCCGGCCGGCGCGGAACTGCTCGCGCTGGACCGGCAGCACGTCTGGCACCCGTACGGCCCGATGCCGGGCCGACAGGAACCGCTGGTCATCGCCTCCGCAGCCGGGGTCCGGCTGCGGCTGGCCGACCCGTCGCAGGGGGAGGGCCGGGCCGATCTGGTCGACGGCATGTCCTCCTGGTGGTCGGCGGTCCACGGCTACAACCACCCGGTGCTCAACGAGGCCGCCACGGCCCAGTTGGGCCGGATGTCCCACGTGATGTTCGGCGGGCTCACCCACGAACCCGCCGTCCGGCTCGCCGCGAAGCTCGTCGAGATCACCCCGCCCGGGCTGGAGCACGTCTTCCTCTCCGACTCGGGTTCGGTGGCCGTCGAGGTCGCGGTCAAGATGTGCCTCCAGTACTGGCGTTCGCTCGGCCGCACGGGCAAGACCCGGCTGCTGACCTGGCGCGGCGGCTACCACGGGGACACCTGGCAGCCGATGGCCGTCTGCGATCCCGAGGGCGGGATGCACGAGCTGTGGCAGGGCCACCTGCCCCGGCAGGTCTTCGCGGACGCCCCGCCCGGCGGCTTCGACACGCCCATGGACCCCGCGTACACCGCACACCTGCGCTCCCTGATCGCCGCGCACGCCGACGAACTGGCCGCGGTCATCGTGGAACCGGTGGTCCAGGGCGCGGGCGGGATGCGCTTCCACCACCCGGGCTACCTGCGGGTGCTGCGCGACCTGTGCGACGAGTACGGGGTGCTGCTGATCCTGGACGAGATCGCCACGGGCTTCGGCCGCACCGGCGCCCTGTTCGCGGCCGGCCACGCGGGCATCACCCCCGACGTGATGTGCCTCGGCAAGGCCCTGACCGGCGGCTACCTCTCCCTGGCCGCGACCCTCTGCACCCCGCGCGTCGCCGAGGGCATCTCCCGGGGCGAGGTACCGGTGCTCGCGCACGGGCCGACCTTCATGGGCAACCCCCTGGCCACGGCGGTGGCCCTGGCCTCGGTCGAGCTGCTGCTCGGCCAGGACTGGGCCGGCGAGGTCGAGCGGATCGGGGCCGGCCTGCGCGAGGGCCTGGCCCCGGCCGCCGCGCTCCCCGGCGTACGGGAGGTACGCGTCCTCGGGGCGATCGGCGTGGTCCAGCTGACCCACGACGTCGACATGGCCGCGGCGACCCGCGCGGCCGTCCGGGAGGGCGTCTGGCTGCGCCCGTTCCGCGATCTGATCTACACGATGCCCCCGTTCGTCACCGGTGACGACGACGTGGCCCGGATCTGCCGCGCGGTCGTCGCGGCGGCGCAGGAAGGCTGA
- the bioB gene encoding biotin synthase BioB, with protein MDLLNTLVDKGLRRELPTREEALAVLATSDDELLDVVAAAGKVRRQWFGRRVKLNYLVNLKSGLCPEDCSYCSQRLGSKAEILKYTWLKPEEASQAAAAGVAGGAKRVCLVASGRGPTDRDVDRVGKTIAAIKEQNEGVEVCACLGLLSDGQAERLKDAGADAYNHNLNTSEATYGQITRTHTYADRVDTVQKAHAAGLSACSGLIAGMGESDEDLVDVVYSLRGLDPDSVPVNFLIPFEGTPLAKEWNLTPQRALRILAMVRFVCPDVEVRLAGGREVHLRSMQPLALHLVNSIFLGDYLTSEGQAGQADLDMIADAGFEVEGAGTSTLPAHRSDVAAAAAPAGGCGAHDGAPVCGPAGAADSAGTAGCGSACGGCSGHAEAAPVAARADAGAVRPDLVAVRRRGAGTDLAPNA; from the coding sequence ATGGACCTGCTGAACACCCTGGTGGACAAGGGGCTGCGGCGCGAGCTGCCGACCCGCGAAGAGGCACTCGCCGTACTGGCGACTTCCGACGACGAACTGCTCGACGTGGTGGCCGCTGCCGGCAAGGTGCGCCGCCAGTGGTTCGGGCGCCGGGTCAAGCTCAACTACCTGGTCAACCTGAAGTCGGGCCTGTGCCCGGAGGACTGCTCGTACTGCTCGCAGCGGCTCGGTTCGAAGGCCGAGATCCTCAAGTACACCTGGCTGAAGCCGGAGGAGGCCTCCCAGGCCGCGGCGGCCGGGGTCGCGGGCGGCGCCAAGCGCGTCTGCCTGGTCGCCTCCGGGCGCGGACCGACGGACCGGGACGTGGACCGGGTCGGCAAGACGATCGCCGCGATCAAGGAGCAGAACGAGGGCGTCGAGGTCTGCGCCTGCCTCGGCCTGCTCTCGGACGGCCAGGCGGAGCGGCTGAAGGACGCCGGCGCCGACGCCTACAACCACAACCTGAACACCTCCGAGGCCACGTACGGCCAGATCACCAGGACCCACACGTACGCCGACCGCGTGGACACCGTGCAGAAGGCGCACGCCGCCGGCCTGTCCGCCTGCTCCGGTCTGATCGCGGGGATGGGCGAGAGCGACGAGGACCTCGTCGACGTCGTCTACTCGCTGCGCGGCCTCGACCCGGACTCGGTCCCGGTCAACTTCCTGATCCCCTTCGAGGGCACCCCGCTCGCCAAGGAGTGGAACCTCACCCCGCAGCGCGCCCTGCGCATCCTGGCGATGGTCCGCTTCGTCTGCCCCGACGTCGAGGTCCGCCTCGCGGGCGGCCGCGAGGTCCACCTGCGCTCGATGCAGCCGCTGGCCCTGCACCTGGTGAACTCCATCTTCCTCGGCGACTACCTGACCAGCGAGGGCCAGGCCGGACAGGCCGACCTCGACATGATCGCGGACGCGGGCTTCGAGGTGGAGGGGGCCGGTACGTCGACCCTGCCCGCCCACCGCTCCGACGTCGCGGCGGCCGCGGCCCCGGCCGGCGGCTGCGGTGCGCACGACGGCGCCCCGGTCTGCGGTCCGGCCGGCGCGGCGGACTCCGCCGGTACGGCCGGCTGCGGTTCGGCCTGCGGCGGCTGCTCGGGCCACGCGGAGGCGGCGCCCGTGGCGGCGCGGGCCGACGCGGGCGCGGTGCGCCCGGACCTGGTGGCGGTGCGCCGACGCGGCGCGGGGACGGACCTCGCCCCCAATGCCTGA